A portion of the Intestinibacillus sp. Marseille-P6563 genome contains these proteins:
- a CDS encoding metal-dependent transcriptional regulator, with amino-acid sequence MKRKQQATTSGEDYLEAILVLQMQKGTVRSVDVARHMEVSKPSVSHAVATLRDGGFLTMDSDYFLHLTDVGREVAEQIYEKHRFFTECLIAAGVDPKTAEADACRIEHVISDESFQKLKKQLM; translated from the coding sequence ATGAAAAGAAAACAGCAAGCCACCACATCGGGTGAAGATTATTTAGAGGCAATTTTAGTGCTCCAAATGCAGAAAGGAACAGTGCGCTCTGTTGATGTCGCCCGGCATATGGAGGTGTCAAAGCCCAGCGTGAGCCATGCGGTGGCGACCCTGCGGGATGGAGGTTTTCTGACGATGGACAGCGACTATTTCCTGCACCTGACCGATGTGGGCCGGGAAGTGGCGGAACAGATCTACGAAAAGCACCGTTTCTTTACCGAGTGTCTGATTGCCGCCGGCGTGGATCCGAAAACCGCAGAGGCAGATGCCTGCCGGATTGAGCACGTCATCAGCGACGAGAGTTTCCAAAAATTAAAGAAACAACTCATGTAA
- a CDS encoding ABC transporter ATP-binding protein has translation MLKRAFALSDQGAKDLAKGIIATACANLIQIIPASLLLMVVMMLLEKAAGTQVNVGRNIPFFVGITLVLFGMIAIAQLVQYNLTYTAAYKESANRRIVLAEKLRKLPLSFFEKKNLADLTTTIMGDCTALERTFSNAIPQLLGTILMFVIMSVGLAVLDWRMALCIIVPVPIASIVVVLARKAQSKAELENLEAKRCAYDAVQEYIDTIKELKAYSKTDVYLDELDKKLENVIRCSFRNELAPGASTTAAQFILRFGLVAVLLIGGNLVIEGMLSIPMLILFLLFAGRIYDPFTNCFMLLAEVFAALVSIGRMKQIDNTQEQTGSDCCNNIGCDIEFKDVYFSYNEEPVLTGVSFVAKQGEITALVGPSGSGKSTVSKLAARFWDADSGLITLGGIDVKTVEPEVLLKNYAIVFQNVTLFDESVMENIRLGRSGASDEDVRAAAKAAQCDEFIDRLPQGYDTNIGENGSKLSGGERQRISIARALLKNAPVILLDEATASMDAESETMVQTALSALLKGRTVIVIAHRMRTIANADKIVVLDKGKVTEVGTPSELAKKGGLYAHLVALQQKQQMSSLPT, from the coding sequence ATGCTAAAACGTGCGTTTGCATTAAGCGATCAAGGCGCAAAAGATTTAGCGAAAGGAATTATAGCAACTGCCTGCGCCAATTTGATACAGATCATTCCAGCAAGTTTGTTGTTGATGGTAGTAATGATGCTTTTAGAAAAAGCGGCGGGGACTCAAGTTAATGTAGGTCGGAATATTCCGTTCTTTGTCGGAATTACCCTGGTGCTTTTTGGCATGATCGCGATTGCCCAATTAGTACAATACAATTTGACATACACTGCTGCATATAAGGAAAGTGCAAACCGAAGAATTGTGCTGGCTGAAAAACTCAGAAAACTTCCACTGTCATTCTTTGAAAAGAAAAATTTAGCCGATCTGACAACTACTATTATGGGGGATTGTACAGCATTAGAAAGGACATTTTCTAATGCGATTCCACAGTTGTTAGGCACAATTCTTATGTTTGTTATTATGTCCGTGGGGCTGGCAGTTTTAGACTGGAGGATGGCTCTTTGTATTATTGTCCCGGTACCAATTGCCTCAATTGTTGTTGTTCTTGCTCGTAAGGCACAGAGTAAGGCGGAACTTGAAAATCTGGAGGCAAAAAGGTGCGCCTATGACGCAGTACAAGAATATATTGATACTATAAAAGAATTAAAAGCATACTCAAAAACGGATGTATACTTGGATGAACTTGATAAAAAGTTAGAGAATGTTATTCGTTGTTCCTTCCGAAATGAGTTAGCCCCCGGAGCATCTACAACAGCTGCTCAGTTCATCCTGCGCTTTGGTTTAGTTGCTGTTTTGCTTATAGGGGGAAACTTGGTGATTGAAGGTATGCTTTCTATTCCCATGCTCATACTGTTCCTTCTTTTCGCTGGTCGAATCTATGATCCATTCACCAACTGTTTCATGCTATTAGCGGAGGTTTTTGCCGCACTTGTAAGCATTGGCCGGATGAAACAGATAGACAATACACAGGAACAAACCGGCTCAGACTGTTGCAATAACATTGGCTGCGATATTGAGTTCAAGGATGTTTACTTTTCTTATAACGAGGAACCAGTTCTGACAGGAGTATCTTTTGTAGCAAAGCAAGGCGAAATAACTGCTTTAGTCGGGCCATCTGGCAGTGGAAAATCAACAGTTTCAAAATTAGCAGCGCGTTTTTGGGACGCCGATTCCGGACTCATAACACTTGGAGGCATAGATGTCAAAACTGTTGAACCAGAAGTATTGTTAAAAAACTATGCAATCGTATTCCAGAATGTCACCCTTTTTGACGAATCGGTAATGGAAAATATACGGCTTGGCCGTAGCGGAGCTTCTGACGAAGATGTTAGAGCCGCAGCAAAGGCCGCCCAATGTGATGAGTTTATTGATCGTTTACCGCAAGGCTATGACACGAATATCGGGGAAAACGGAAGTAAATTATCCGGTGGCGAGCGCCAGCGCATTTCTATTGCCCGTGCCTTGCTAAAAAATGCTCCTGTTATTCTTCTCGATGAAGCAACTGCATCTATGGATGCAGAAAGTGAAACAATGGTACAAACTGCCTTGTCAGCGTTATTAAAAGGTAGGACAGTGATAGTTATTGCGCATCGAATGAGGACCATAGCAAATGCAGACAAGATAGTTGTTTTGGACAAAGGAAAAGTGACTGAAGTGGGGACTCCCAGCGAGTTGGCTAAAAAAGGCGGGTTGTATGCGCATTTGGTTGCACTCCAGCAGAAACAGCAAATGTCTTCCTTACCGACATGA
- a CDS encoding PadR family transcriptional regulator, protein MIPSQMLKGTLEGCILKVISQKETYGYEISENLRTYGFTDISEGTIYPLLLRLEKNGLITAQYRESPVGPKRKYFSLSSSGKEEIERFYSSWLELEQAVGALFHEGGK, encoded by the coding sequence ATGATCCCGTCACAAATGCTGAAAGGCACGCTGGAGGGCTGCATTCTAAAAGTGATCAGCCAAAAGGAAACCTACGGCTACGAAATATCAGAAAACCTGCGGACGTATGGTTTTACAGATATTTCAGAAGGGACAATCTACCCGCTCTTGCTTCGGCTTGAGAAAAACGGTCTGATCACCGCGCAATATCGCGAATCGCCGGTAGGACCAAAACGAAAGTATTTTTCTCTTTCTTCATCGGGAAAAGAAGAGATAGAGCGGTTCTATTCCAGTTGGCTCGAACTTGAGCAAGCGGTGGGTGCATTATTTCATGAGGGAGGAAAATAA
- the cfr(E) gene encoding 23S rRNA (adenine(2503)-C(8))-methyltransferase Cfr(E) yields the protein MIYSKYEVMKRCISGMNFPDYRYEQLIKMIFAQHIPDFHSMYMLPERLRSNLAETFGTSVCGLVPVTHRASGQADKVLFQLKDGNCVETVNLHYKKGWESFCVSSQCGCGFGCKFCATGAIGHKRNMTADEITDQILYFYLAGHQINSVSFMGMGEPFANPNLFDALKILTNPSLFGLSQRRITISTIGMIPGIKRLTRDFPQVNLAFSLHSPFEKQRSELMPINQTYPLHKVMDALDAHVANTKRRLFLAYIMLGGINDSAEHAKALAHLILSRGALSYLYHVDLIPYNATDKTARKFTASNHEAIKNFSDILHSNRISVAIRMQFGSDIGAGCGQLYADERD from the coding sequence ATGATTTATTCAAAATATGAGGTTATGAAGCGATGTATATCGGGAATGAATTTTCCGGATTATCGCTATGAGCAATTGATAAAGATGATTTTTGCACAGCATATTCCTGACTTTCATTCCATGTATATGCTGCCGGAAAGACTAAGATCAAATTTGGCGGAAACTTTTGGGACCTCTGTCTGCGGCCTTGTTCCAGTTACACATCGGGCATCGGGCCAGGCAGATAAGGTGCTTTTTCAATTAAAGGATGGAAACTGCGTCGAAACGGTGAACCTGCATTACAAAAAAGGATGGGAATCTTTTTGCGTCTCATCTCAATGCGGCTGTGGGTTTGGCTGCAAATTCTGCGCAACAGGTGCTATCGGACACAAACGCAATATGACCGCTGATGAAATAACAGATCAAATTCTGTATTTTTATCTTGCAGGGCATCAAATCAATAGTGTTTCTTTTATGGGAATGGGCGAGCCGTTTGCGAATCCCAATTTATTTGACGCATTAAAAATCCTGACAAACCCGTCTTTGTTCGGATTAAGCCAGCGACGCATTACCATATCGACGATTGGAATGATTCCCGGGATAAAACGGCTGACCCGTGATTTTCCGCAGGTGAATTTAGCTTTTTCGCTGCACTCGCCTTTTGAAAAGCAACGTTCGGAATTGATGCCGATCAATCAAACTTATCCGCTCCATAAAGTAATGGATGCGTTGGATGCGCACGTTGCAAATACCAAAAGGCGCTTGTTCCTGGCTTATATTATGCTGGGCGGAATAAATGATTCGGCAGAGCATGCGAAAGCGTTAGCGCACCTTATTTTGAGCCGGGGAGCGTTGTCCTATCTATATCATGTTGATCTTATCCCATATAACGCAACAGATAAGACGGCGCGAAAATTTACCGCTTCAAATCACGAAGCCATTAAAAACTTCAGTGATATTTTACATTCCAACCGTATCAGCGTGGCTATCAGAATGCAGTTCGGTTCTGATATCGGCGCCGGGTGCGGGCAGTTGTATGCTGATGAAAGGGATTGA
- a CDS encoding GH25 family lysozyme encodes MARINGIDVSHWQGTIDWDKVKAAGIEFAIIKAGGSDAGFYTDSKWEENYMGAKAAGIPIGAYYFVGRDCVTAAAGKADAERFIKILKGKQLEYPVYMDNEAQPASAKAGITEAAIAFCETMEAAGYFVGIYGSAVSGFQERMDDSKLKAYSHWVAQYASKCTYSGEYGIWQYSSTGKVDGIKGNVDMDYGYIDYPSIIKNGGFNGWSKGSAAATYTKSVDELAAEVINGKWGNGEERKKKLTSAGYDYTAVQAKVNEILSGKNASTTATYETYTVLKGDTLWGIASKKLGSGARYKEIKTLNGLSSDTIYSGQKLKMPKK; translated from the coding sequence ATGGCAAGAATCAATGGAATTGACGTATCCCACTGGCAGGGAACGATTGACTGGGACAAGGTCAAAGCGGCAGGCATCGAGTTTGCCATCATCAAAGCCGGAGGCTCTGACGCAGGCTTTTACACCGACAGCAAATGGGAAGAAAACTATATGGGAGCCAAGGCAGCCGGTATTCCCATCGGCGCATACTATTTCGTCGGCAGGGACTGCGTTACTGCCGCTGCAGGAAAAGCTGATGCAGAACGCTTCATCAAAATTTTGAAAGGCAAACAGCTGGAATATCCTGTCTACATGGATAACGAAGCGCAGCCTGCTTCTGCCAAAGCCGGTATTACGGAAGCCGCCATCGCTTTCTGTGAGACAATGGAAGCCGCCGGATACTTTGTCGGTATCTACGGCTCCGCTGTCTCCGGTTTTCAGGAACGCATGGACGACAGCAAGCTCAAGGCCTATTCCCACTGGGTAGCTCAGTACGCCAGTAAATGCACCTACTCCGGCGAATACGGTATCTGGCAGTATTCTTCCACTGGCAAGGTCGATGGCATCAAGGGTAATGTGGATATGGACTATGGATATATCGATTATCCGTCCATCATCAAAAACGGCGGCTTTAACGGCTGGAGTAAAGGGAGTGCCGCCGCAACCTACACGAAATCCGTTGATGAACTTGCCGCCGAGGTCATCAACGGTAAGTGGGGCAACGGAGAGGAGCGTAAGAAAAAACTGACATCGGCAGGCTATGATTATACTGCTGTGCAGGCAAAGGTTAACGAGATTCTTTCCGGGAAAAACGCTTCAACCACGGCAACCTATGAAACCTACACCGTGCTCAAGGGCGACACGCTCTGGGGCATCGCTTCCAAAAAGCTCGGCAGCGGCGCGCGGTATAAGGAAATTAAGACGCTGAACGGACTGTCCTCAGACACCATTTACTCCGGGCAGAAGCTGAAAATGCCAAAAAAGTAA
- a CDS encoding phage holin family protein, translated as MKEIWVWIQAALAAVGGFLGWFLGGWDGFLYALLAFAVLDYLTGVLCAIADKKLSSEIGFKGISRKVLIFALVGVGNIIDSQVLGDGGAVRTAVIFFYLSNEGVSILENAGHLGLPIPEKLKAVLEQLHDRNDEEEQ; from the coding sequence ATGAAGGAAATCTGGGTCTGGATTCAGGCCGCGCTGGCGGCAGTTGGTGGCTTTCTCGGCTGGTTCCTCGGCGGGTGGGACGGCTTTCTCTACGCGCTGCTGGCGTTTGCCGTCCTCGACTATCTGACGGGCGTGCTGTGCGCAATTGCCGATAAAAAGCTCTCCAGCGAAATCGGCTTCAAGGGCATCTCCCGCAAAGTGCTCATTTTCGCGCTGGTGGGTGTTGGAAACATCATCGACAGTCAGGTGCTGGGAGACGGCGGCGCGGTGCGCACGGCGGTCATCTTTTTTTATCTGTCTAACGAGGGTGTGTCCATTCTGGAAAACGCGGGGCATCTGGGGCTTCCCATCCCCGAAAAACTGAAGGCGGTTCTGGAACAGCTCCACGACCGCAACGATGAGGAGGAACAATAA
- a CDS encoding IS1182 family transposase, translating into MQLKLHMVTIEDLVPEGHFLRKLDAVLDLGFVYEETAHLYSRGYGRPPIDPVVLVKYLLVGFLYGIPSERQIEQRIQTDVALRWYLGLDLFDRVPDHSTISQLRRRKPSFRKVFRRLFEEVVRQCIGKGLASGRLAATDSTHVKANASRASEELVEMPESPGSYWERLDAYEEEGLEELERRTGKRRQKRVRQIRKDNRRTKKRVSRTDPEAGHMKRPGKPEGQYYLSHQTVDADHGIILGVTVTPGDVHDSVPYLEHLEQIHKNVIPLQAATADSAYDFPLAHRVLEEQGIDFFVRPQSTHDRTQTELKRDAFPYDEAEDVYLCPNGKKLRARRLYRSASGLFWEYWADRKDCSGCPMREKCLSEMDRHGARKLTDSYFKPSVHRHTVGSGYGRRAPPAPATIRAGQFPPIPCGKTRRPKKRPF; encoded by the coding sequence ATGCAGCTGAAGCTCCATATGGTGACGATAGAAGACCTGGTCCCGGAAGGCCATTTTCTGCGGAAGCTGGATGCGGTTTTGGATCTGGGCTTCGTATATGAGGAGACCGCGCACCTGTACAGCCGGGGGTATGGGCGGCCGCCCATCGATCCGGTGGTGCTGGTAAAATACCTGCTGGTGGGCTTTCTGTACGGTATCCCCTCGGAGCGGCAGATCGAGCAGCGGATCCAGACCGACGTGGCGCTGCGGTGGTATCTTGGGCTGGATCTGTTTGACCGTGTACCGGACCACAGCACGATCTCCCAGCTGCGGCGGCGGAAGCCGTCCTTCCGAAAGGTGTTTCGGCGGCTGTTTGAGGAAGTGGTGCGGCAGTGCATCGGGAAGGGGCTGGCCAGCGGGCGGCTGGCGGCCACGGACTCCACCCATGTGAAGGCCAACGCCTCCCGGGCGTCGGAGGAACTGGTGGAGATGCCGGAGAGCCCCGGCTCGTACTGGGAGCGGCTGGACGCCTACGAGGAGGAAGGGCTGGAGGAGCTGGAGCGCCGGACAGGAAAGCGGCGGCAGAAGCGGGTCAGGCAGATCAGGAAGGACAACCGGAGGACGAAAAAGCGGGTGAGCCGAACGGACCCGGAGGCCGGACACATGAAGCGTCCGGGCAAGCCGGAGGGGCAGTATTACCTGTCCCACCAGACGGTGGACGCCGACCACGGCATCATCCTGGGTGTGACCGTGACGCCTGGGGATGTGCATGATTCCGTCCCCTACCTGGAGCACTTGGAACAGATCCACAAAAACGTCATTCCCCTTCAGGCCGCCACGGCGGACTCCGCCTACGACTTTCCGCTGGCCCACCGTGTGCTGGAGGAACAGGGCATCGATTTCTTTGTCCGTCCCCAGTCGACCCATGACCGTACGCAGACAGAGCTTAAACGGGACGCTTTTCCTTATGATGAGGCGGAAGACGTCTATCTGTGCCCCAACGGAAAGAAGCTGCGGGCCAGACGGCTGTACCGCAGCGCCAGCGGGCTGTTCTGGGAATATTGGGCGGACCGGAAGGATTGTTCCGGCTGTCCTATGCGGGAGAAGTGCCTGAGCGAAATGGACCGGCATGGCGCCCGGAAGCTGACGGACAGCTATTTCAAGCCCTCCGTCCACAGGCATACCGTCGGTTCCGGATACGGACGCAGGGCTCCGCCGGCTCCGGCTACTATTCGGGCTGGACAGTTTCCTCCAATTCCGTGCGGAAAAACACGCCGCCCGAAAAAGCGTCCGTTTTAA
- a CDS encoding sigma-70 family RNA polymerase sigma factor: MTTINLKDFYSWHTHDEYIEVSDEVAAELRADKLYEAAYQRRIIRNKAQYSLDCDDGIEYSACLSEPTPQELLERMERFCDLWNALNTLPETQGLRIDACIIEGKSMTEVAEADGVSVAAVHKSIQQGLKSMKKYLQNV, translated from the coding sequence ATGACTACTATCAATCTGAAGGACTTTTACTCTTGGCACACCCATGATGAATATATCGAAGTTTCCGATGAAGTGGCCGCCGAGCTGCGGGCCGACAAGCTGTATGAGGCTGCCTACCAGCGGCGGATAATCCGCAATAAGGCACAGTATTCCCTCGACTGTGATGATGGGATCGAATACTCTGCCTGCCTTTCCGAGCCGACCCCGCAGGAGCTGCTGGAGCGCATGGAGCGTTTCTGCGATCTGTGGAACGCGCTGAACACTTTGCCCGAAACGCAGGGGCTTCGCATTGATGCCTGTATCATTGAAGGCAAGAGCATGACTGAGGTTGCCGAGGCCGATGGCGTAAGCGTGGCCGCCGTACATAAATCTATCCAGCAGGGTTTGAAGTCCATGAAAAAATATTTGCAAAATGTTTGA